A stretch of Spodoptera frugiperda isolate SF20-4 chromosome 6, AGI-APGP_CSIRO_Sfru_2.0, whole genome shotgun sequence DNA encodes these proteins:
- the LOC118267482 gene encoding polyadenylate-binding protein 1-A-like, with amino-acid sequence MVNQIEMGAGAGCEFNSSTVPSGSCEETNDGVMESMLQGRPCEDISHPSKLDGQDQKIAPSSGAAKILISNLDDHISGLDIQELFSAFGKTTSVVMCYSNGKSTGTAEVVYERLADALKACSEYNGKALDGRTMHIQLATIKETSEGSYYRGGSEPAMTEGSTSTTKLTVTNLNVHVSDSNVQELFSIFDSFVSAGIIYDESGRSTCTAEVIFDRQIDALKAYDAFHGKTLAGKTMFLTYTAPEIPNFGVGESGGYQCGGYDVHQTSQVTWRSRRWWNSWQL; translated from the coding sequence ATGGTCAACCAAATAGAAATGGGTGCCGGCGCAGGATGTGAATTTAATTCGTCTACAGTGCCTAGTGGTAGCTGTGAAGAAACAAACGATGGAGTTATGGAGAGCATGCTACAAGGAAGACCCTGTGAGGACATATCACATCCATCGAAACTGGATGGACAAGATCAGAAAATTGCCCCGTCATCCGGCGCTGCTAAAATTTTGATATCAAATCTAGACGATCACATATCCGGATTAGATATCCAAGAGCTGTTCTCAGCATTTGGCAAAACCACAAGTGTAGTTATGTGTTACAGTAACGGTAAATCCACAGGAACTGCTGAGGTAGTGTATGAAAGATTAGCCGACGCATTAAAAGCATGTAGTGAATATAATGGAAAAGCATTAGATGGAAGAACCATGCATATACAACTTGCTACTATAAAAGAAACAAGTGAAGGCAGCTACTATCGTGGAGGCAGTGAACCGGCTATGACAGAAGGATCAACCAGTACCACCAAATTAACCGTGACAAATTTGAATGTTCATGTCTCCGATTCTAACGTGCAAGAACTGTTCTCCATATTCGACAGTTTTGTTAGTGCAGGGATAATCTATGATGAGAGTGGAAGATCCACGTGTACTGCCGAAGTTATTTTTGATAGGCAAATCGATGCGTTAAAAGCATACGACGCATTCCACGGGAAAACATTGGCAGGAAAGACGATGTTCCTAACATATACCGCCCCTGAAATTCCCAACTTCGGTGTTGGTGAAAGCGGAGGCTATCAATGCGGCGGCTACGATGTTCACCAAACTTCTCAAGTTA